One window from the genome of Danaus plexippus chromosome 3 unlocalized genomic scaffold, MEX_DaPlex mxdp_30, whole genome shotgun sequence encodes:
- the LOC116768920 gene encoding protein obstructor-E-like: MRGLIILVTLCGVVFGRAQISGEEKNVREELNPVEIIDDSQFTKENEATTEALVFERRAKYRALPDQYNEESSPVAVSKTCREKNERYSIPGSCDRYIECLNGTAEEKTCPDGLRYNPNVNFNVYPCQYPIDVPCLERSAGLQPPQPTEDCPHQFGYFKIGDAKNCSGFRNCVNGVAYDFTCPDGLAFSSESYRCEWPDESKDCDAEAFLGFRCPPVPESRELGAPAGFRFYRSPSNCQNYFLCINGKPRRLSCGGYSAFDESSESCISAVDIPECPAELRARAAQIIEDEKLRSTAEAAFAKLRYVQSEDVKESTTVSYDA; this comes from the exons TTTTCGGACGCGCTCAAATTTCTGGAGAAGAGAAAAATGTGCGAGAGGAATTAAATCCGGTAGAAATCATTGATGATAGTCAATTCACCAAAGAAAATGAAGCTACCACAGAAGCTTTGGTATTTGAACGGAGAGCAAAATACCGAGCTCTGCCTGACCAATACAACGAGGAATCCTCACCAGTAGCTGTCAGTAAAACATGCAGGGAAAAGAACGAAAGGTACTCAATACCTGGAAGCTGCGACAGATATATTGAATGCCTG AACGGAACAGCCGAAGAGAAGACATGCCCTGATGGATTACGTTACAATCCGAACGTCAATTTCAATGTGTACCCCTGCCAGTACCCTATAGACGTACCTTGCTTGGAGAGATCGGCCGGATTGC AACCACCACAGCCTACAGAGGATTGTCCCCATCAATTCGGTTACTTCAAGATTGGTGATGCCAAAAACTGCAGCGGATTCAGGAACTGCGTGAACGGCGTTGCTTATGACTTCACCTGTCCTGACGGTCTTGCCTTCAGCTCTGAATCCTATCGCTGCGAATGGCCTGATGAATCCAAAGATTGTGATGCAGAAG CTTTCCTCGGCTTCCGTTGTCCCCCTGTGCCAGAATCTAGGGAACTAGGTGCTCCAGCAGGTTTCAGATTTTACAG ATCTCCCAGCAACTGTCAAAATTACTTCCTCTGTATTAACGGCAAACCTCGTCGATTGAGCTGTGGTGGTTATTCAGCCTTTGACGAGTCATCGGAATCCTGTATATCTGCTGTAGACATACCAGAATGTCCTGCAGAACTGAGAGCTCGCGCTGCCCAAATCATTGAGGACGAAAAGCTGCGAAGCACAGCGGAAGCCGCCTTCGCTAAACTGAGATACGTCCAAAGCGAAGACGTCAAAGAATCTACGACGGTATCTTATGATGCATAA
- the LOC116767600 gene encoding protein obstructor-E-like: MYFFVCFALLVVSCSAQVQSSGADAICKTRNAYLNVDGNCDSYIECRDYHAINKECPDGLHYNADVKWPNYPCGYPADVPCNGRSIIQMARSTHDCPHQFGFFPSPKNSPTDCGHYLMCADGKPNEMYCPTGLAFNLAVSRCDWPENVPSCKASEFLGFTCPPAMYDQDGYPVVTNHKYEQSCYAFFMCISGNARLLSCDPGFAFDPISSRCLDEDLVACDNKMTPYSLNARVA; this comes from the exons atgtatttcttcGTGTGTTTTGCTTTGTTGGTTGTATCtt GCAGTGCTCAGGTTCAATCTTCGGGTGCGGATGCCATTTGCAAAACTCGGAATGCATACCTGAATGTAGACGGTAATTGCGATTCCTATATCGAGTGCCGA GACTACCACGCCATAAACAAAGAATGTCCAGACGGTCTTCACTACAACGCTGATGTTAAATGGCCAAATTACCCTTGCGGTTATCCTGCAGATGTGCCTTGCAATGGACGGTCAATCATAC AGATGGCACGGTCCACACACGACTGCCCGCATCAATTTGGCTTCTTCCCGTCTCCAAAGAACTCCCCCACTGATTGTGGCCACTACTTGATGTGTGCCGACGGTAAGCCCAATGAGATGTACTGCCCAACAGGCCTTGCGTTCAATTTGGCAGTATCCCGCTGCGACTGGCCAGAAAATGTGCCCTCTTGTAAAGCCTCTG AATTCCTTGGCTTCACGTGCCCCCCAGCAATGTATGATCAAGATGGGTATCCCGTTGTCACAAACCACAA ataTGAACAGAGCTGTTACGCATTCTTCATGTGTATCTCTGGAAACGCTCGCCTGTTATCCTGTGATCCCGGTTTCGCCTTCGACCCCATCAGCAGCCGCTGTCTTGATGAAGACCTGGTGGCCTGCGATAACAAAATGACTCCATATTCTCTAAACGCTAGAGTAGCATAA